Genomic window (Pradoshia sp. D12):
AAAAGTTTTTTCATTTTTTCCATCTCCTTCTTTATCGTCTTCTTATTTTTCTAGCCAGCGTATTACCTATGGATTGTAAAAGCTGTACAATGATTACCAGTGCCGCAACGGTTACAATCATGGTGTTAGTGTCAAACCTCTGATAACCATAGGTGAGGGCAAGATCTCCAACTCCTCCAGCTCCTACTGCCCCTGCCATTGCTGAGGCTCCAACCAGCCCAATAGTTGCTGTTGTAAAGGTTAAAACAAGAGAGCTAAGTCCCTCTGGTATTAAAAACCGAAAAATGATCTGCCATTCAGTCGCGCCCATTGACTGAGCTGCTTCAATAATTCCCTTATCAACTTCCAATAATGAATTTTCAACCAATCTGGCAATATAAGGACCTGCATAAAATACAAGCGGTACAATGGCGGCATTCGTTCCAATCGCCGATCCAACAACCAATCGTGTAAATGGAATCAAAGCCACCAATAAAATAATGAAGGGAACCGAGCGTAAAATATTAATGATTGGGTTCAATATATTAAACACCCACTTATTCTCCAGAATGTGACCCTTTCTCGTTATGACGAGTAAAATCCCTAAAGGCAATCCAATCACGGCCGCGAATAGTAAGGAGAAGAAAACCATATAGAGTGTGTCACTGAATCCAATCAGTAACTGTTCAAGTGTAATTTCCATTCCTAAAAACTGTTCATTCATGATAGCTTAACCTCCTGCAAGAGCACATCCTCACTCTCTATGTATTGGATCGCCTTCTTTATTTCTTCTGTTTCACCGATGACCTCAACGATTAAATTCCCAAAAGGGGTTTCCTGTATTTCAGAAATATTGGCAGAAAGAACACTTAAATGGACATCAAAACTTTTCGCCACTGTTGAAAGTAGATGCTTGCCAGACGAAGATCCCAAAAAATTAAGTTTCCAAACTGCTGGTTTATTCTCCTTTAAGGATTTCAAAAAGCTCTGCGGAATCTCGTCGTGAATGACTGTTCTAACAAACCGCTTGGCAACCTCAGTGGTTGGCTTGGAAAAAATATCAAGAACAGGACCCTGCTCAACAACCCTCCCATTTTCCATGACAGCGACCTTATTGCATATCTCTTTAATCACCGACATTTCATGTGTAATAAGCAAAATTGTTATATTGTATTCTCGGTTTATTTTTTTCAATAGCTCTAAAACATCCCTGGTCGTCTGCGGATCCAATGCCGATGTAGCTTCGTCACATAGCAGGATAGATGGATTCGTGGCCAGAGCTCTCGCAATTCCAACCCTCTGCTTCTGTCCCCCTGACAATTCATCCGGGTAACTTCGACCCTTAGCTGATAACCCCACGAACTCCAGTAATTCTCGAACTCTATTTTGAATCGTTTCTTTACGAACGCCGGATAGTATCAATGGAATCGCTACATTATCAAATACCGTCTTAGATTGAAGTAAATTGAAATGTTGAAAGATCATCCCGATTTTCTTTTTCTCTGCCCTTAATTCCTTTGCTTTGAGACTGGCAAACGATTTACCATTCACAAGGACCTCCCCCTCAGTAGGCCGTTCAAGCATATTAACTAAACGCAAAAGTGTACTTTTCCCGGCCCCGCTGTATCCTACCACTCCAAAAATATCCCCTTTTTCAACCGTTAAATGAACGCCTCTCAGAGCATCTACGCTTTGACCATTTGCTTGATATGACTTTTTTATGTTTCGAAACTCAATCATGTTCTCTCCTCCAGGCCTAAAAAATTCGAAATGCAAAAAGCCCCTTCTGTCATTAGACAGAAGAGGCTTTGTATGAACATATACATAAAAAGACAAGTAGAAATATGTTCGCTTAAAGCTTCCTCTTATCTCTCAAACAGATGTTTGTTGGAATTAGCACAGTATTTTTACCATAGTAAAAATCCGCTGCCGAAGTATCATAGGGCCAAATCCCTCCACTTCTCTCGATAAGAATCGCT
Coding sequences:
- a CDS encoding methionine ABC transporter permease; translated protein: MEITLEQLLIGFSDTLYMVFFSLLFAAVIGLPLGILLVITRKGHILENKWVFNILNPIINILRSVPFIILLVALIPFTRLVVGSAIGTNAAIVPLVFYAGPYIARLVENSLLEVDKGIIEAAQSMGATEWQIIFRFLIPEGLSSLVLTFTTATIGLVGASAMAGAVGAGGVGDLALTYGYQRFDTNTMIVTVAALVIIVQLLQSIGNTLARKIRRR
- a CDS encoding methionine ABC transporter ATP-binding protein, yielding MIEFRNIKKSYQANGQSVDALRGVHLTVEKGDIFGVVGYSGAGKSTLLRLVNMLERPTEGEVLVNGKSFASLKAKELRAEKKKIGMIFQHFNLLQSKTVFDNVAIPLILSGVRKETIQNRVRELLEFVGLSAKGRSYPDELSGGQKQRVGIARALATNPSILLCDEATSALDPQTTRDVLELLKKINREYNITILLITHEMSVIKEICNKVAVMENGRVVEQGPVLDIFSKPTTEVAKRFVRTVIHDEIPQSFLKSLKENKPAVWKLNFLGSSSGKHLLSTVAKSFDVHLSVLSANISEIQETPFGNLIVEVIGETEEIKKAIQYIESEDVLLQEVKLS